In Salvelinus namaycush isolate Seneca chromosome 20, SaNama_1.0, whole genome shotgun sequence, the following proteins share a genomic window:
- the LOC120065109 gene encoding calcium/calmodulin-dependent protein kinase type 1-like has translation MPLGDDGHSWKKKTSDVKENFNFKEILGTGAFSEVVLAEEKRTQKLVAIKCIPKKALEGKENSIENEIAVLHKLKHANIVSLEDIFESKSHLYLVMQLVSGGELFDRIVEKGFYTEKDASKLIQQILDAVKYLHDMGIVHRDLKPENLLYYSMEEDSKIMISDFGLSKIEGSGSVMSTACGTPGYVAPEVLAQKPYSKAVDCWSIGVIAYILLCGYPPFYDENDAKLFEQILKAEYEFDSPYWDDISDSAKDFIVHLMEKDPRIRYTCDQALQHPWIAGDTALDKNIHESVSAQIRKNFAKSKWRQAFNATSVVRHMRRLQLGTSQESTSQTTLSSPLRAHLLLSEATETEDTTESPCEGGCSQSADGGAERDHLSNCTYRCHPTSRV, from the exons GGGGGCATTCTCCGAGGTGGTCCTAGCGGAAGAGAAGAGGACACAGAAACTGGTGGCCATCAAATGCATCCCTAAGAAAGCCCTGGAAGGCAAAGAGAACAGCATAGAAAATGAGATCGCTGTCCTGCACAA gttaaaaCATGCCAACATTGTCTCCCTGGAGGACATCTTTGAGAGTAAATCTCACCTCTACCTGGTTATGCAGCT GGTGTCTGGTGGGGAGCTGTTTGACAGGATAGTGGAGAAGGGCTTTTACACAGAGAAAGATGCCAGCAAGCTCATCCAGCAGATCCTGGACGCTGTCAAATACCTCCATGACATGGGCATCGTACACCGCGACCTGAAG CCGGAGAACCTTCTGTACTACAGCATGGAAGAGGACTCTAAGATCATGATCAGTGACTTTGGCCTGTCGAAGATCGAGGGATCTGGAAGTGTCATGTCCACAGCCTGCGGAACACCAGGATACGTCG CCCCTGAAGTGTTGGCCCAGAAACCCTACAGCAAGGCGGTGGACTGTTGGTCAATCGGTGTCATCGCCTACATCCT TTTGTGTGGATACCCTCCATTCTATGACGAGAACGACGCCAAGCTTTTTGAGCAGATTCTGAAGGCTGAATATGAGTTTGACTCTCCTTACTGGGACGATATCTCTGACTCAG CCAAAGACTTCATAGTCCACTTGATGGAGAAGGACCCCAGGATACGCTACACATGTGACCAGGCTCTGCAGCACCCCTG GATCGCTGGTGACACCGCTCTAGATAAGAACATCCATGAGTCTGTCAGTGCTCAGATCAGGAAGAACTTTGCCAAGAGCAAGTGGAGG CAAGCGTTTAATGCCACGTCGGTGGTGCGTCACATGAGGCGTCTGCAGCTGGGCACCAGTCAGGAGTCCACCAGTCAGACCACCCTGTCCAGCCCTCTCAGAGCCCACCTGCTGCTGTCTGAGGCCACAGAAACAGAGGACACCACCG aGTCTCCGTGTGAGGGGGGCTGCTCCCAGAGTGCTGATGGGGGGGCGGAGCGCGACCACCTCTCCAACTGCACCTACCGCTGCCATCCAACCAGCCGGGTCTGA